ATCTCGCAACGTAGATTTCTCACTCCACTACTTTGCAAGATCCCGAGAAGCATTGGCATTCCAGGATTCGTCGGTTGTCGTCCAAGCGCAGGTTTCACTGGACAACCAGGCCCATGCGGCTGGCCTTACGTTGGCGGAGCGGCTGAGCTGTACGGTGACACCCTCAAGCCATCTGTATGTGTGCGGACCTGCGGACTTTATGGGCGCAGTGATAAAGGTATTTCTGGCACGCGGCATTGCACCAGAGCGCATACATAGAGAGCTCTTTGCTCCTGCGCCAACGGAGGAGTTCCATGCAGATACAGCATTCGAGATCGAGCTGCGTTCTGACGGACGCGTCATCTTCGTACCTGATGGATGCAGCGCGGTAAAGGCGCTGGCCGATGCGGGCATCGACGTCATTGTCTCCTGCGAACAAGGCTTATGCGGCTCATGCCTTACCCCCGTGCTGGAAGGTGTGCCAGAGCATCGCGATCAGTTTTTGATGCCTGAAGAGCGTGAACGCAATGACTGTTTTACACCTTGTTGCTCACGCGCACAAACGCAACGGCTGGTGCTCGATCTTTGAAAAACTGAAAGGAAACACCTCACATGACCTCTACTGTCGCCGCACGAAACTACGACCCAACGGACCCAGAGATTCGCGAAAATCCGTTTCCGTTCTACGAATATCTTCAAGCCAAGGACCCAGCACATTGGAGCCGCACGCTCAAAAGCTGGGTGATCACGCGCTACGACGACGTAC
The DNA window shown above is from Tistrella bauzanensis and carries:
- a CDS encoding PDR/VanB family oxidoreductase, whose protein sequence is MLSTLKVVVSQRKQESANVVALTLRRVDGIALPHWDAGAHIDVHVQDVTGNAAIRQYSLCGAASLNPQEVCQEWRIAVLDEGIAGRGGSHWLHQQALPGIELVVSEPRNNFRLHAGNAPAILVAGGIGITPMLSMAETLRSRNVDFSLHYFARSREALAFQDSSVVVQAQVSLDNQAHAAGLTLAERLSCTVTPSSHLYVCGPADFMGAVIKVFLARGIAPERIHRELFAPAPTEEFHADTAFEIELRSDGRVIFVPDGCSAVKALADAGIDVIVSCEQGLCGSCLTPVLEGVPEHRDQFLMPEERERNDCFTPCCSRAQTQRLVLDL